Proteins found in one Neodiprion lecontei isolate iyNeoLeco1 chromosome 6, iyNeoLeco1.1, whole genome shotgun sequence genomic segment:
- the LOC107223131 gene encoding uncharacterized protein LOC107223131 isoform X2, whose translation MSAMASRYAVLIAFLVCVAQTLAQIYTGNSPVAATQVPAAPPKNELLTQTVYGFLDFTTTIGNTVMVFSPNSAPPEGNKPEKTVVKSQAQPIQTKPAESSKKVPDIQPSKTHKSESREETKKQEVKETKIVVNSVIKQKVVKNSEDNLVPAKRESVKTRVDVVTNSPVVSSVVEVRPVNEVPNVVKNNLAEPEYDFLSKQPTQSVDETYKLINLRPSSKHQAKPRPTARRSKDNPTGLVTKLGGTIVKDGLTTVHETNVIGTYINGKYAQVLQSSSRVLGGVQQPEGKIRPTNSHRILKTIGPQHGKPRPQLEPTPTLQDDSPGLSPESILNAQSGTNIRTSRRHSSNNQHRPKFRNNKLPEDSESGEQISTQRSSGKNRPAAGRPGYRPSNQPSPPAKQNRARIESSSSSSSSSSSNNSPKVKFPRAPGRWSYKTTPKPRIAIRKQVEDDIEKPLTPEASVQVQEVVVDDKDNRQIQISQKKIQEQETTVEDEQPEARESEDDGDAVQEPQILPLETINVEISTPADFNDVYFEIATIKSPYTFQVGTQRNTRYVTVTSTVKKSFATAEASPSVNPSEPLTENILANTGAAYETTLPLDSSVATLPAISLDPGQATPPLETITETFSTTQTLLKTHLLPVVADGNTTKLTLVQTYHIARVVTATKTLPPMELYQFIPSKTLNEFNSRLDEAGSELHLELDFGDDDRDDDDILKRVAPPSDSDSDLNPFRHGDSAGKTKAGQEAHPSPMEPQLSPEQAQQLALLKYFGQPQPQVITTSRPVVVVETLYESHVIPLVSKGNTIFSTLSRPVGTVPKTTYEYGTSTIAPLLPQVPQVPQVPQVPQVPQQLFQQPQQQQPQFTVTTAPIVTQTLATVSDSRVLRLTFGAKTAFTTLFSTRVVPTAVTTYVTSTVPIQPTVPAFPGYFPPAVGYPGYPFVG comes from the exons ATGAGCGCCATGGCTTCGAGATACGCTGTCTTGATCGCATTCCTCGTTTGCG TTGCTCAAACCTTGGCTCAAATTTATACCGGAAATTCGCCAGTGGCTGCGACGCAAGTACCAGCAGCACCAccaaaaaatgaattgctCACGCAGACTGTTTACGGATTTCTCGACTTCACGACGACCATTGGAAACACAGTGATGGTTTTCAGTCCCAACAGTGCTCCTCCTG AGGGAAACAAGCCAGAGAAAACTGTCGTCAAGTCGCAAGCGCAACCGATTCAAACAAAGCCGGCGGAAAGTTCAAAAAAAGTACCCGACATCCAACCCAGCAAAACTCACAAGAGCGAATCGCGTGAAGAGACGAAAAAACAAGAGGTTAAGGAAACCAAGATCGTCGTAAACTCGGTTATCAAACAGAAGGTCGTGAAGAATTCCGAAGACAACCTGGTGCCGGCGAAACGTGAg AGTGTGAAGACTCGGGTGGACGTTGTTACGAACAGCCCCGTAGTTTCGAGCGTTGTGGAAGTCCGGCCGGTCAACGAGGTGCCAAACGTTGTCAAGAACAATTTAGCCGAGCCTGAGTACGACTTCCTGTCAAAACAACCGACGCAGAGCGTCGACGAAACTTACAAG CTTATAAACTTGAGACCATCTTCGAAACATCAGGCGAAACCAAGGCCCACGGCTAGACGATCCAAGGACAACCCAACCGGTTTGGTAACGAAACTGGGAGGCACCATTGTCAAGGATGGTTTGACCACCGTCCACGAGACCAACGTCATAGGTACTTACATCAATGGAAAGTACGCCCAGGTACTACAGAGTTCATCGCGCGTGTTGGGTGGCGTCCAGCAGCCGGAGGGTAAAATCAGGCCCACCAATTCCCACAGGATTTTGAAAACCATCGGACCTCAGCACGGCAAGCCGAGACCTCAACTCGAGCCGACCCCGACACTTCAGGACGACTCGCCGGGACTTTCGCCCGAAAGCATCCTCAACGCTCAGTCAG GTACTAACATAAGGACTTCTCGGCGTCATTCGAGCAACAATCAACACCGTCCCAAGTTCCGTAACAACAAGCTTCCCGAGGATTCCGAGAGCGGTGAACAAATTTCCACGCAGAGATCGTCCGGGAAAAATCGACCAGCGGCCGGAAGACCCGGTTACAG GCCAAGTAATCAGCCCAGTCCTCCAGCGAAGCAGAATAGAGCGAGAATCGAGTCGTCATCCTCATCATCGTCGTCTTCGTCATCGAACAATTCACCAAAGGTAAAGTTCCCGAGGGCACCAGGCAGGTGGTCATACAAGACGACCCCTAAACCACGAATTGCGATCCGCAAGCAGGTTGAAGATGACATCGAGAAGCCCTTGACGCCGGAAGCCAGTGTCCAGGTCCAAGAAGTCGTCGTTGACGATAAAGATAACAGACAGATCCAGATCAGCCAGAAAAAGATACAGGAACAAGAAACAACTGTCGAGGACGAGCAGCCTGAGGCCAGAGAATCCGAGGATGACGGAGACGCCGTTCAGGAACCGCAAATCCTTCCGCTTGAAACTATCAATGTCGAGATATCGACGCCGGCCGATTTCAACGACGTTTACTTCGAAATAGCCACCATCAAATCGCCTTATACATTCCAG GTTGGAACGCAGAGGAACACTCGGTACGTGACGGTGACTTCGACGGTGAAGAAGAGTTTCGCAACGGCGGAAGCATCGCCGTCGGTAAACCCGTCGGAGCCACTAACGGAGAACATTCTAGCCAACACTGGCGCGGCGTACGAAACGACTCTTCCCCTGGATTCGTCCGTGGCGACACTTCCGGCGATATCCCTCGACCCAGGTCAGGCGACGCCACCGTTGGAGACGATAACCGAGACCTTCTCGACGACTCAAACGCTCCTCAAGACCCACCTTCTGCCGGTGGTGGCGGATGGTAACACGACGAAGCTGACTCTGGTCCAGACCTACCACATCGCCAGGGTGGTAACGGCCACGAAGACGCTGCCGCCGATGGAGCTGTACCAGTTCATACCGAGCAAAACTCTCAACGAGTTCAACTCCCGGCTTGACGAGGCTGGAAGCGAGCTTCACCTGGAGCTCGACTTCGGCGACGACGACAGGGACGACGATGATATATTAAAACGCGTCGCACCCCCGTCCGACTCTGACTCTGACTTGAACCCCTTCCGCCACGGGGATTCAGCCGGAAAGACCAAGGCTGGTCAGGAGGCTCACCCATCCCCGATGGAGCCTCAACTCAGTCCGGAACAAGCCCAGCAGCTCGCTCTGCTCAAGTACTTCGGCCAGCCTCAGCCCCAGGTGATAACAACCTCGCGGCcagtcgtcgtcgtcgagacCCTCTACGAGTCCCACGTTATCCCGCTCGTCAGCAAGGGAAACACCATATTCTCGACCCTCTCGAGGCCCGTCGGTACCGTACCCAAGACCACCTACGAGTACGGCACGTCGACCATCGCCCCGCTCCTGCCCCAGGTGCCCCAGGTGCCCCAGGTACCCCAGGTACCCCAGGTGCCCCAGCAGCTCTTCCAGCAGCCCCAGCAACAGCAGCCCCAGTTCACCGTGACCACGGCTCCGATAGTGACTCAGACCCTGGCGACCGTCTCCGACTCCAGGGTGCTCAGACTTACCTTCGGCGCGAAGACAGCCTTCACGACCTTGTTCTCAACGAGGGTCGTCCCCACCGCGGTCACGACCTACGTGACATCGACAGTCCCTATCCAGCCGACGGTACCAGCTTTTCCGGGTTATTTCCCACCCGCGGTTGGATATCCGGGTTATCCGTTCGTCGGTTAG
- the LOC107223131 gene encoding uncharacterized protein LOC107223131 isoform X4, producing MSAMASRYAVLIAFLVCVAQTLAQIYTGNSPVAATQVPAAPPKNELLTQTVYGFLDFTTTIGNTVMVFSPNSAPPEGNKPEKTVVKSQAQPIQTKPAESSKKVPDIQPSKTHKSESREETKKQEVKETKIVVNSVIKQKVVKNSEDNLVPAKRELINLRPSSKHQAKPRPTARRSKDNPTGLVTKLGGTIVKDGLTTVHETNVIGTYINGKYAQVLQSSSRVLGGVQQPEGKIRPTNSHRILKTIGPQHGKPRPQLEPTPTLQDDSPGLSPESILNAQSGTNIRTSRRHSSNNQHRPKFRNNKLPEDSESGEQISTQRSSGKNRPAAGRPGYRNRSQITTTTTSEAPVTRRRNGFRPSNQPSPPAKQNRARIESSSSSSSSSSSNNSPKVKFPRAPGRWSYKTTPKPRIAIRKQVEDDIEKPLTPEASVQVQEVVVDDKDNRQIQISQKKIQEQETTVEDEQPEARESEDDGDAVQEPQILPLETINVEISTPADFNDVYFEIATIKSPYTFQVGTQRNTRYVTVTSTVKKSFATAEASPSVNPSEPLTENILANTGAAYETTLPLDSSVATLPAISLDPGQATPPLETITETFSTTQTLLKTHLLPVVADGNTTKLTLVQTYHIARVVTATKTLPPMELYQFIPSKTLNEFNSRLDEAGSELHLELDFGDDDRDDDDILKRVAPPSDSDSDLNPFRHGDSAGKTKAGQEAHPSPMEPQLSPEQAQQLALLKYFGQPQPQVITTSRPVVVVETLYESHVIPLVSKGNTIFSTLSRPVGTVPKTTYEYGTSTIAPLLPQVPQVPQVPQVPQVPQQLFQQPQQQQPQFTVTTAPIVTQTLATVSDSRVLRLTFGAKTAFTTLFSTRVVPTAVTTYVTSTVPIQPTVPAFPGYFPPAVGYPGYPFVG from the exons ATGAGCGCCATGGCTTCGAGATACGCTGTCTTGATCGCATTCCTCGTTTGCG TTGCTCAAACCTTGGCTCAAATTTATACCGGAAATTCGCCAGTGGCTGCGACGCAAGTACCAGCAGCACCAccaaaaaatgaattgctCACGCAGACTGTTTACGGATTTCTCGACTTCACGACGACCATTGGAAACACAGTGATGGTTTTCAGTCCCAACAGTGCTCCTCCTG AGGGAAACAAGCCAGAGAAAACTGTCGTCAAGTCGCAAGCGCAACCGATTCAAACAAAGCCGGCGGAAAGTTCAAAAAAAGTACCCGACATCCAACCCAGCAAAACTCACAAGAGCGAATCGCGTGAAGAGACGAAAAAACAAGAGGTTAAGGAAACCAAGATCGTCGTAAACTCGGTTATCAAACAGAAGGTCGTGAAGAATTCCGAAGACAACCTGGTGCCGGCGAAACGTGAg CTTATAAACTTGAGACCATCTTCGAAACATCAGGCGAAACCAAGGCCCACGGCTAGACGATCCAAGGACAACCCAACCGGTTTGGTAACGAAACTGGGAGGCACCATTGTCAAGGATGGTTTGACCACCGTCCACGAGACCAACGTCATAGGTACTTACATCAATGGAAAGTACGCCCAGGTACTACAGAGTTCATCGCGCGTGTTGGGTGGCGTCCAGCAGCCGGAGGGTAAAATCAGGCCCACCAATTCCCACAGGATTTTGAAAACCATCGGACCTCAGCACGGCAAGCCGAGACCTCAACTCGAGCCGACCCCGACACTTCAGGACGACTCGCCGGGACTTTCGCCCGAAAGCATCCTCAACGCTCAGTCAG GTACTAACATAAGGACTTCTCGGCGTCATTCGAGCAACAATCAACACCGTCCCAAGTTCCGTAACAACAAGCTTCCCGAGGATTCCGAGAGCGGTGAACAAATTTCCACGCAGAGATCGTCCGGGAAAAATCGACCAGCGGCCGGAAGACCCGGTTACAG GAACAGAAGTCAAatcacgacgacgacgactagCGAAGCACCAGTAACTCGACGTAGAAACGGTTTCAGGCCAAGTAATCAGCCCAGTCCTCCAGCGAAGCAGAATAGAGCGAGAATCGAGTCGTCATCCTCATCATCGTCGTCTTCGTCATCGAACAATTCACCAAAGGTAAAGTTCCCGAGGGCACCAGGCAGGTGGTCATACAAGACGACCCCTAAACCACGAATTGCGATCCGCAAGCAGGTTGAAGATGACATCGAGAAGCCCTTGACGCCGGAAGCCAGTGTCCAGGTCCAAGAAGTCGTCGTTGACGATAAAGATAACAGACAGATCCAGATCAGCCAGAAAAAGATACAGGAACAAGAAACAACTGTCGAGGACGAGCAGCCTGAGGCCAGAGAATCCGAGGATGACGGAGACGCCGTTCAGGAACCGCAAATCCTTCCGCTTGAAACTATCAATGTCGAGATATCGACGCCGGCCGATTTCAACGACGTTTACTTCGAAATAGCCACCATCAAATCGCCTTATACATTCCAG GTTGGAACGCAGAGGAACACTCGGTACGTGACGGTGACTTCGACGGTGAAGAAGAGTTTCGCAACGGCGGAAGCATCGCCGTCGGTAAACCCGTCGGAGCCACTAACGGAGAACATTCTAGCCAACACTGGCGCGGCGTACGAAACGACTCTTCCCCTGGATTCGTCCGTGGCGACACTTCCGGCGATATCCCTCGACCCAGGTCAGGCGACGCCACCGTTGGAGACGATAACCGAGACCTTCTCGACGACTCAAACGCTCCTCAAGACCCACCTTCTGCCGGTGGTGGCGGATGGTAACACGACGAAGCTGACTCTGGTCCAGACCTACCACATCGCCAGGGTGGTAACGGCCACGAAGACGCTGCCGCCGATGGAGCTGTACCAGTTCATACCGAGCAAAACTCTCAACGAGTTCAACTCCCGGCTTGACGAGGCTGGAAGCGAGCTTCACCTGGAGCTCGACTTCGGCGACGACGACAGGGACGACGATGATATATTAAAACGCGTCGCACCCCCGTCCGACTCTGACTCTGACTTGAACCCCTTCCGCCACGGGGATTCAGCCGGAAAGACCAAGGCTGGTCAGGAGGCTCACCCATCCCCGATGGAGCCTCAACTCAGTCCGGAACAAGCCCAGCAGCTCGCTCTGCTCAAGTACTTCGGCCAGCCTCAGCCCCAGGTGATAACAACCTCGCGGCcagtcgtcgtcgtcgagacCCTCTACGAGTCCCACGTTATCCCGCTCGTCAGCAAGGGAAACACCATATTCTCGACCCTCTCGAGGCCCGTCGGTACCGTACCCAAGACCACCTACGAGTACGGCACGTCGACCATCGCCCCGCTCCTGCCCCAGGTGCCCCAGGTGCCCCAGGTACCCCAGGTACCCCAGGTGCCCCAGCAGCTCTTCCAGCAGCCCCAGCAACAGCAGCCCCAGTTCACCGTGACCACGGCTCCGATAGTGACTCAGACCCTGGCGACCGTCTCCGACTCCAGGGTGCTCAGACTTACCTTCGGCGCGAAGACAGCCTTCACGACCTTGTTCTCAACGAGGGTCGTCCCCACCGCGGTCACGACCTACGTGACATCGACAGTCCCTATCCAGCCGACGGTACCAGCTTTTCCGGGTTATTTCCCACCCGCGGTTGGATATCCGGGTTATCCGTTCGTCGGTTAG
- the LOC107223131 gene encoding uncharacterized protein LOC107223131 isoform X3, which translates to MSAMASRYAVLIAFLVCVAQTLAQIYTGNSPVAATQVPAAPPKNELLTQTVYGFLDFTTTIGNTVMVFSPNSAPPEGNKPEKTVVKSQAQPIQTKPAESSKKVPDIQPSKTHKSESREETKKQEVKETKIVVNSVIKQKVVKNSEDNLVPAKRESVKTRVDVVTNSPVVSSVVEVRPVNEVPNVVKNNLAEPEYDFLSKQPTQSVDETYKLINLRPSSKHQAKPRPTARRSKDNPTGLVTKLGGTIVKDGLTTVHETNVIGTYINGKYAQVLQSSSRVLGGVQQPEGKIRPTNSHRILKTIGPQHGKPRPQLEPTPTLQDDSPGLSPESILNAQSGTNIRTSRRHSSNNQHRPKFRNNKLPEDSESGEQISTQRSSGKNRPAAGRPGYRNRSQITTTTTSEAPVTRRRNGFRPSNQPSPPAKQNRARIESSSSSSSSSSSNNSPKVEDDIEKPLTPEASVQVQEVVVDDKDNRQIQISQKKIQEQETTVEDEQPEARESEDDGDAVQEPQILPLETINVEISTPADFNDVYFEIATIKSPYTFQVGTQRNTRYVTVTSTVKKSFATAEASPSVNPSEPLTENILANTGAAYETTLPLDSSVATLPAISLDPGQATPPLETITETFSTTQTLLKTHLLPVVADGNTTKLTLVQTYHIARVVTATKTLPPMELYQFIPSKTLNEFNSRLDEAGSELHLELDFGDDDRDDDDILKRVAPPSDSDSDLNPFRHGDSAGKTKAGQEAHPSPMEPQLSPEQAQQLALLKYFGQPQPQVITTSRPVVVVETLYESHVIPLVSKGNTIFSTLSRPVGTVPKTTYEYGTSTIAPLLPQVPQVPQVPQVPQVPQQLFQQPQQQQPQFTVTTAPIVTQTLATVSDSRVLRLTFGAKTAFTTLFSTRVVPTAVTTYVTSTVPIQPTVPAFPGYFPPAVGYPGYPFVG; encoded by the exons ATGAGCGCCATGGCTTCGAGATACGCTGTCTTGATCGCATTCCTCGTTTGCG TTGCTCAAACCTTGGCTCAAATTTATACCGGAAATTCGCCAGTGGCTGCGACGCAAGTACCAGCAGCACCAccaaaaaatgaattgctCACGCAGACTGTTTACGGATTTCTCGACTTCACGACGACCATTGGAAACACAGTGATGGTTTTCAGTCCCAACAGTGCTCCTCCTG AGGGAAACAAGCCAGAGAAAACTGTCGTCAAGTCGCAAGCGCAACCGATTCAAACAAAGCCGGCGGAAAGTTCAAAAAAAGTACCCGACATCCAACCCAGCAAAACTCACAAGAGCGAATCGCGTGAAGAGACGAAAAAACAAGAGGTTAAGGAAACCAAGATCGTCGTAAACTCGGTTATCAAACAGAAGGTCGTGAAGAATTCCGAAGACAACCTGGTGCCGGCGAAACGTGAg AGTGTGAAGACTCGGGTGGACGTTGTTACGAACAGCCCCGTAGTTTCGAGCGTTGTGGAAGTCCGGCCGGTCAACGAGGTGCCAAACGTTGTCAAGAACAATTTAGCCGAGCCTGAGTACGACTTCCTGTCAAAACAACCGACGCAGAGCGTCGACGAAACTTACAAG CTTATAAACTTGAGACCATCTTCGAAACATCAGGCGAAACCAAGGCCCACGGCTAGACGATCCAAGGACAACCCAACCGGTTTGGTAACGAAACTGGGAGGCACCATTGTCAAGGATGGTTTGACCACCGTCCACGAGACCAACGTCATAGGTACTTACATCAATGGAAAGTACGCCCAGGTACTACAGAGTTCATCGCGCGTGTTGGGTGGCGTCCAGCAGCCGGAGGGTAAAATCAGGCCCACCAATTCCCACAGGATTTTGAAAACCATCGGACCTCAGCACGGCAAGCCGAGACCTCAACTCGAGCCGACCCCGACACTTCAGGACGACTCGCCGGGACTTTCGCCCGAAAGCATCCTCAACGCTCAGTCAG GTACTAACATAAGGACTTCTCGGCGTCATTCGAGCAACAATCAACACCGTCCCAAGTTCCGTAACAACAAGCTTCCCGAGGATTCCGAGAGCGGTGAACAAATTTCCACGCAGAGATCGTCCGGGAAAAATCGACCAGCGGCCGGAAGACCCGGTTACAG GAACAGAAGTCAAatcacgacgacgacgactagCGAAGCACCAGTAACTCGACGTAGAAACGGTTTCAGGCCAAGTAATCAGCCCAGTCCTCCAGCGAAGCAGAATAGAGCGAGAATCGAGTCGTCATCCTCATCATCGTCGTCTTCGTCATCGAACAATTCACCAAAG GTTGAAGATGACATCGAGAAGCCCTTGACGCCGGAAGCCAGTGTCCAGGTCCAAGAAGTCGTCGTTGACGATAAAGATAACAGACAGATCCAGATCAGCCAGAAAAAGATACAGGAACAAGAAACAACTGTCGAGGACGAGCAGCCTGAGGCCAGAGAATCCGAGGATGACGGAGACGCCGTTCAGGAACCGCAAATCCTTCCGCTTGAAACTATCAATGTCGAGATATCGACGCCGGCCGATTTCAACGACGTTTACTTCGAAATAGCCACCATCAAATCGCCTTATACATTCCAG GTTGGAACGCAGAGGAACACTCGGTACGTGACGGTGACTTCGACGGTGAAGAAGAGTTTCGCAACGGCGGAAGCATCGCCGTCGGTAAACCCGTCGGAGCCACTAACGGAGAACATTCTAGCCAACACTGGCGCGGCGTACGAAACGACTCTTCCCCTGGATTCGTCCGTGGCGACACTTCCGGCGATATCCCTCGACCCAGGTCAGGCGACGCCACCGTTGGAGACGATAACCGAGACCTTCTCGACGACTCAAACGCTCCTCAAGACCCACCTTCTGCCGGTGGTGGCGGATGGTAACACGACGAAGCTGACTCTGGTCCAGACCTACCACATCGCCAGGGTGGTAACGGCCACGAAGACGCTGCCGCCGATGGAGCTGTACCAGTTCATACCGAGCAAAACTCTCAACGAGTTCAACTCCCGGCTTGACGAGGCTGGAAGCGAGCTTCACCTGGAGCTCGACTTCGGCGACGACGACAGGGACGACGATGATATATTAAAACGCGTCGCACCCCCGTCCGACTCTGACTCTGACTTGAACCCCTTCCGCCACGGGGATTCAGCCGGAAAGACCAAGGCTGGTCAGGAGGCTCACCCATCCCCGATGGAGCCTCAACTCAGTCCGGAACAAGCCCAGCAGCTCGCTCTGCTCAAGTACTTCGGCCAGCCTCAGCCCCAGGTGATAACAACCTCGCGGCcagtcgtcgtcgtcgagacCCTCTACGAGTCCCACGTTATCCCGCTCGTCAGCAAGGGAAACACCATATTCTCGACCCTCTCGAGGCCCGTCGGTACCGTACCCAAGACCACCTACGAGTACGGCACGTCGACCATCGCCCCGCTCCTGCCCCAGGTGCCCCAGGTGCCCCAGGTACCCCAGGTACCCCAGGTGCCCCAGCAGCTCTTCCAGCAGCCCCAGCAACAGCAGCCCCAGTTCACCGTGACCACGGCTCCGATAGTGACTCAGACCCTGGCGACCGTCTCCGACTCCAGGGTGCTCAGACTTACCTTCGGCGCGAAGACAGCCTTCACGACCTTGTTCTCAACGAGGGTCGTCCCCACCGCGGTCACGACCTACGTGACATCGACAGTCCCTATCCAGCCGACGGTACCAGCTTTTCCGGGTTATTTCCCACCCGCGGTTGGATATCCGGGTTATCCGTTCGTCGGTTAG